TGCGTCAAAAAGTGAAATTATCAAAATAACTACAATAAGCAAATAAACAAAGCCTGACCCCAAGCCTCTATCACCTCTCCTTTAATACAGGGAGCTCTCGGAGTTTCATCGAAGGGTCGAAGGGTCGATAATTAGTGTTAAGTGTAACAATCTCTTTTCTAGCTATTTTCTTAAGCCCAGGAAGAATGGACAGTTGTAGTCTTAGCCTGTCTTTCGCTTCATCCATATGCATAATAGGCATCTAACGCCTAGTTCCCTCATCGATAAAATAGTCGGTTGTCATATGACTTTTATATTGAAGATAGTTATAATCTTGGTAAGCGGATTGCCTAATTGAAATTTAATGAACTAGTTAGACTTTTAGAAAGGAATGGATTTAAGGTTGTAAAGGAGAAAGGTTCTATCAGATATTATGGTAAAGCCGGTTGGGAGAGGTTGATACGCGTAGATTACCATGGCTCAAAGGAAGTTCCAACAGGAACATGCAACGCAATATTAAAAGCGGCTGGCGTAAAAAAGAAGTGACGATATTTGAGGAGTAAAAGGATGCTTGATATAGAATATTCTTTAACAATTGAAGCAACGGAAGAGCCGGATTATTTTGGATTTTATTCTCCGGATTTAGAGGGCTTTACTGGTATTGGACACTCTATCGAGGATTGTCTTTATAAAGCAAGATGGGGGATCAAGGAACACATAAACCTTTTAAAAGAGCAAGGGCTTCCTGTCCCACCGAGGAATCCGAATCCAAGAATTATTATACAAAACG
The DNA window shown above is from Thermodesulfobacteriota bacterium and carries:
- a CDS encoding type II toxin-antitoxin system HicA family toxin, which codes for MKFNELVRLLERNGFKVVKEKGSIRYYGKAGWERLIRVDYHGSKEVPTGTCNAILKAAGVKKK
- a CDS encoding type II toxin-antitoxin system HicB family antitoxin, whose translation is MLDIEYSLTIEATEEPDYFGFYSPDLEGFTGIGHSIEDCLYKARWGIKEHINLLKEQGLPVPPRNPNPRIIIQNEQRLEEAV